From a single Lolium rigidum isolate FL_2022 chromosome 7, APGP_CSIRO_Lrig_0.1, whole genome shotgun sequence genomic region:
- the LOC124675293 gene encoding metal transporter Nramp5-like gives MEIERETPGSDRGKSWRSNMAQDQDAKNLEESYQFIKEPAWKRFLAHIGPGFMVSLAYLDPGNLETDLQAGANHRYELLWVILIGLIFALIIQSLAANLGVVTGKHLAEICKSEYPKFVMICLWLLAELAVIAADIPEVIGTAFALKLLFHIPVWIGVLITGSSTLLLLGLQRYGVRKLEFVVSMLVFVMAACFFGELSIVKPPAKEVLKGLFIPKLKGDGATGDAIALLGALVMPHNLFLHSALVLSRKTPASVRGIKDACRFFLYESGFALFVALLINIAIISVSGTVCFGENLSVEDADRCSDLSLDNSSFLLKNVLGKSSSIVYGVALLASGQSSTITGTYAGQYIMQGFLDIKMKTWLRNLMTRCIAIAPSLVVSIIGGSNGAGRLIIIASMILSFELPFALIPLLKFSSSSSKMGPHKNSIYIIVFSWTLGLMLIGINVYFLSTSFVGWLISNSLPKYANVLVGIVVFPLMLVYVVAVVYLTFRKDTVVTFVADSCKADAEKAASVGVKVDDDEPVPYREDLADIPLPAHARSD, from the exons ATGGAGATTGAGAGAGAAACACCAGGCAGCGACAGAGGAAAGAGCTGGCGGTCCAACATGGCGCAAGATCAGGACGCTAAGAACCTTGAAGAAAGTTATCAGTTCATTAAG GAGCCAGCATGGAAAAGGTTCCTTGCTCATATTGGACCAGGGTTCATGGTGTCTCTGGCCTACTTAGATCCTGGAAATT TGGAAACTGATCTGCAAGCCGGTGCCAACCACAGATATGAG CTCCTTTGGGTGATTCTGATTGGTCTCATCTTCGCACTGATTATACAATCACTAGCGGCTAATCTTGGCGTGGTGACAG GGAAGCATCTCGCTGAGATATGCAAGAGCGAGTATCCAAAGTTCGTGATGATCTGCTTATGGCTCCTTGCAGAGCTAGCGGTTATCGCTGCTGATATCCCAGAAG TTATCGGGACGGCCTTCGCTCTGAAACTCTTGTTCCACATCCCCGTGTGGATCGGGGTTCTCATCACCGGCAGCAGCACGCTCCTCCTGCTTGGCCTCCAGAGATACGGCGTACGCAAGCTGGAGTTCGTGGTGTCGATGCTGGTGTTCGTCATGGCGGCGTGCTTCTTCGGTGAGCTGAGCATAGTGAAGCCTCCGGCCAAGGAGGTCCTGAAAGGGCTCTTCATCCCCAAACTCAAGGGAGACGGCGCCACCGGAGACGCCATTGCCCTCCTTGGGGCTCTTGTTATGCC ACACAACCTGTTCTTGCATTCGGCTTTGGTGCTCTCAAGGAAGACGCCGGCGTCAGTAAGGGGAATCAAG GACGCATGTAGGTTCTTCCTCTACGAGAGCGGCTTCGCGCTGTTCGTTGCACTGCTCATCAACATCGCCATCATCTCCGTTTCCGGGACTGTCTGCTTCGGGGAGAACCTCTCGGTGGAAGACGCAGACAGATGCAGCGATCTCAGCCTGGATAACTCCTCCTTTCTCCTAAAG AACGTGCTCGGCAAGTCCAGCTCGATTGTGTACGGCGTGGCGCTCTTAGCCTCAGGACAGAGCTCCACCATTACCGGCACGTACGCCGGCCAGTACATCATGCAG GGGTTCTTGGACATCAAGATGAAGACATGGCTTAGGAACCTGATGACACGCTGCATCGCCATTGCGCCGAGCCTAGTCGTCTCCATCATCGGCGGGTCGAATGGCGCCGGACGTCTCATAATCATAGCATCG ATGATACTGTCGTTTGAGCTGCCATTTGCACTCATCCCCCTTCTGaagttcagcagcagcagcagcaagatgggaccacacaagaactccatctAC ATCATCGTTTTCTCCTGGACGCTAGGACTGATGCTGATTGGCATCAACGTCTACTTCCTGAGCACAAGCTTTGTTGGATGGCTCATCAGCAATTCGTTACCCAAGTACGCGAACGTGCTTGTCGGCATCGTCGTGTTCCCGCTGATGCTCGTCTATGTCGTTGCCGTCGTCTACCTCACCTTCAGGAAGGATACCGTCGTTACCTTCGTCGCCGACTCCTGCAAGGCCGACGCGGAGAAGGCAGCCAGCGTCGGTGTCAAGGTTGACGACGACGAGCCGGTACCGTACCGTGAGGACTTGGCAGACATACCGCTCCCGGCCCACGCTAGATCAGACTAG